In Mangrovibacterium diazotrophicum, one genomic interval encodes:
- a CDS encoding tetratricopeptide repeat protein yields MKFFSVAFLLFVCALYANAQNPQVDELNQLFVSKQFDQAIVKAREILANDSSNVDGQVVLGRSLTATGDSKEAIPHLQFVIGNTGSWRKAWALADIGSCYYRIGEYEQSKIALKACIELNATQNATRAARRLSLILGSDDFFATWTIQETEHIRFHFQDMEETQMQAFMQSREAAFVKINRFFNSTISKKIDFFVWNSREDAKRVFGADLGFARPEYCLVHSHFEQTRGHEMTHVISNSSRQMLLRTGLINEGTAVCFDLSARNEEQQVLDWIAANKQPVNLKDIWTDFRKYPTELTYPLSGFFVGELLDRFGKDKFLAFFPNQTYENAQAVFGDELDKLISETENKFNQ; encoded by the coding sequence ATGAAATTTTTTTCAGTAGCCTTTTTGCTGTTCGTATGCGCCCTGTATGCAAATGCTCAAAACCCACAAGTAGATGAATTGAACCAGCTGTTTGTATCGAAACAGTTTGATCAGGCGATTGTCAAAGCCAGGGAAATCTTGGCCAACGATTCCTCGAATGTGGATGGACAGGTAGTTCTGGGGCGTTCGCTAACCGCTACGGGAGACAGTAAAGAGGCGATTCCTCACCTGCAATTTGTTATCGGGAATACCGGATCGTGGCGGAAAGCCTGGGCCTTGGCGGACATCGGTTCATGTTACTACCGAATTGGAGAATATGAACAGTCAAAAATCGCTCTGAAGGCTTGTATCGAGCTGAATGCCACCCAAAATGCGACCCGGGCTGCCCGTCGATTGTCATTGATTTTGGGCAGCGATGACTTTTTCGCCACCTGGACAATTCAGGAAACAGAACACATCCGATTCCACTTTCAGGACATGGAGGAGACGCAGATGCAAGCCTTCATGCAATCGCGGGAAGCAGCTTTTGTGAAAATCAACCGGTTTTTTAACAGCACGATTTCGAAGAAGATCGATTTTTTTGTGTGGAATTCCCGGGAAGATGCCAAGCGTGTGTTTGGTGCGGATCTGGGCTTTGCGAGACCGGAGTATTGCCTTGTTCATTCGCATTTTGAACAAACCCGTGGGCACGAGATGACTCATGTGATCTCGAACAGTTCGAGACAGATGCTGCTGCGTACCGGCTTAATCAATGAAGGAACAGCGGTTTGTTTTGATCTTTCAGCACGAAATGAGGAGCAACAGGTGCTGGATTGGATTGCAGCGAATAAGCAACCCGTTAATTTGAAGGATATCTGGACTGATTTCCGAAAGTATCCGACGGAGTTGACTTACCCGCTTTCCGGCTTTTTTGTCGGAGAATTGCTGGACCGCTTCGGCAAGGACAAGTTTTTGGCATTCTTTCCCAACCAGACTTACGAAAATGCCCAGGCTGTATTTGGCGACGAACTGGACAAACTGATTTCTGAAACGGAAAATAAATTCAACCAATAA
- a CDS encoding DUF4919 domain-containing protein translates to MKPLLLVLLLLLAHWASAQLHIDFDYQRDYQRLLEQSKIDSSAFAYSRLFPRFQAADTTLTNMEMIALQIGYTDNEHYWPYQDMELENAIWDLNEQGKFAEALQKCDSLLGNNPFSLLANREKGFALDQLGRSDEAQPYFDRFDLVAMSDLASGDGQSMESSWFALSPADGQWIIRLAFHRKICFMGSGSDANGNFHDILGIAWDDDPESCQHLYFNIEHAVKRMFGPDGLKALEENLKDNPKKSKKKKHNN, encoded by the coding sequence ATGAAACCACTCCTGCTTGTATTGCTCCTCCTGCTTGCCCATTGGGCCAGCGCCCAGTTGCACATCGACTTCGACTACCAACGCGATTACCAGCGCCTGCTGGAACAGAGTAAAATCGATTCATCCGCTTTTGCATATAGCCGGCTGTTTCCGCGTTTTCAGGCTGCCGACACCACCCTGACCAATATGGAAATGATTGCCCTGCAAATTGGCTACACCGATAACGAGCACTATTGGCCGTACCAGGATATGGAGCTGGAGAACGCCATTTGGGACTTAAACGAACAAGGAAAGTTTGCTGAGGCGCTGCAGAAATGCGATAGCTTGCTGGGCAATAATCCTTTCAGCCTGCTGGCTAACCGCGAAAAAGGATTTGCCCTGGATCAACTGGGGCGAAGTGACGAGGCCCAGCCTTATTTCGACCGTTTCGACCTGGTGGCCATGAGCGACCTCGCCTCAGGCGATGGCCAGTCGATGGAAAGCTCGTGGTTCGCACTGTCTCCTGCCGATGGCCAGTGGATTATCCGCCTGGCTTTTCACCGAAAAATTTGTTTTATGGGCTCGGGCAGCGATGCCAACGGCAACTTTCACGACATCCTCGGCATTGCCTGGGATGATGACCCCGAAAGTTGTCAGCACCTGTATTTCAACATCGAGCATGCTGTGAAGCGGATGTTCGGCCCCGATGGCCTGAAAGCCTTGGAAGAGAACTTGAAAGACAATCCGAAAAAGAGTAAAAAGAAGAAGCACAACAACTGA
- a CDS encoding DUF1648 domain-containing protein yields MNKRPRIHIERSLLDYFVEALGAVGLFALIALPLYFYRYLPAEIPTHFNALGEVDAYGSRGMIWLLPGVGLLIYLGLTILNRYPHHFNYLVKVTESNAARLYTTGTRIIRLAKVVIVLLFAFMSFKTIEFVLM; encoded by the coding sequence ATGAACAAACGACCCCGGATCCACATTGAACGAAGCCTGCTGGATTACTTTGTAGAGGCTTTGGGCGCAGTTGGACTATTCGCATTAATTGCTTTACCCCTCTATTTTTATCGGTACCTGCCGGCCGAAATCCCCACACACTTTAATGCGCTTGGTGAAGTAGATGCCTATGGCAGCCGGGGAATGATTTGGCTGTTACCTGGCGTTGGCTTGCTTATTTATTTGGGCCTGACTATTCTGAATCGGTATCCGCATCACTTCAACTATCTGGTGAAAGTAACCGAAAGCAATGCCGCCCGGCTTTACACAACCGGAACCCGGATCATTCGTCTCGCGAAAGTCGTGATTGTGCTGCTGTTCGCTTTTATGAGTTTTAAGACCATTGAATTTGTATTGATGTAG
- a CDS encoding Bor family protein: MKKRFLKAMGASLLCGLLLTSCYSYTSVVGDGAQGSSQVTQWNHYVIYGLAPVGVSDSKAMAGGAENYEVFTRQTFVNGLISAITFGIYTPTTTTVKK; the protein is encoded by the coding sequence ATGAAAAAACGATTCTTGAAAGCTATGGGAGCATCATTGTTATGCGGTCTGTTATTGACTTCGTGCTACAGCTACACCAGCGTTGTTGGCGATGGAGCACAGGGAAGCAGTCAGGTAACCCAGTGGAATCACTATGTAATTTATGGTCTTGCTCCGGTTGGTGTTTCCGACAGCAAAGCAATGGCTGGCGGTGCTGAAAATTACGAGGTGTTTACTCGCCAGACCTTTGTCAACGGTCTTATTTCAGCGATTACCTTCGGGATCTACACCCCGACAACCACAACAGTAAAGAAATAA
- a CDS encoding potassium channel family protein: MLFNNIIAFLKVKSYRTLTISTLSVLGTGTVFYHFVEGWHWFDSFYFSVITLSTVGYGDFSPHTVLGKAFTIVYILTGIGILFGLVNAFYEHRVKQHRDKQEKKEHAKKH, encoded by the coding sequence ATGCTGTTTAATAATATCATCGCTTTTTTGAAAGTCAAAAGCTATCGCACCCTTACCATTTCCACCTTGTCGGTTCTTGGAACCGGAACTGTTTTCTACCATTTTGTAGAAGGCTGGCATTGGTTCGATTCATTCTACTTTTCCGTCATTACGCTGAGTACGGTGGGGTACGGTGATTTTTCACCCCATACGGTTTTGGGCAAAGCATTCACCATCGTTTACATTCTCACCGGCATTGGCATCCTGTTTGGCCTGGTCAATGCCTTTTACGAGCACCGCGTCAAGCAGCACCGAGACAAACAGGAAAAAAAGGAGCATGCGAAGAAACACTAG
- a CDS encoding SDR family NAD(P)-dependent oxidoreductase yields MTETKTKIALVTGGSRGLGRDMAINLAKKGIDVVITYNSNREKADEVIAQVQELGQQAAAFQLNTSKVSAFDAFYQQLAAYLTEAYGTPNFDFLINNAGTALYAPFAETTEEHFDAVMNIHLKGVFFFTQKALPFLNDGGRIVNISSGLARFSFPGSSAYGSMKGAVEVLTRYLAKELGARGIAANTVAPGAIETDFGGGHVRDNQEVNKQVAGATALGRVGLPADIGGVVAFLCSPEGGWINGQRIEVSGGMML; encoded by the coding sequence ATGACAGAGACAAAAACAAAAATTGCCCTGGTAACCGGCGGAAGCCGCGGTTTAGGGCGCGACATGGCTATCAATTTGGCCAAAAAGGGAATCGATGTAGTGATTACTTACAACAGCAACCGCGAAAAAGCCGACGAAGTAATTGCGCAGGTTCAGGAGTTGGGACAGCAGGCAGCAGCCTTTCAGTTAAACACCTCCAAGGTGAGCGCGTTCGACGCCTTTTACCAACAATTGGCGGCATACCTAACCGAGGCCTACGGTACACCCAATTTCGATTTCCTGATCAACAATGCCGGAACAGCGCTTTATGCTCCTTTTGCCGAAACCACCGAGGAGCATTTCGATGCCGTGATGAATATTCACCTGAAGGGCGTATTCTTCTTCACCCAGAAAGCCCTGCCTTTCCTGAACGATGGTGGGCGGATCGTCAATATTTCGTCGGGGCTGGCGCGCTTTTCGTTCCCCGGTTCTTCGGCCTATGGTAGCATGAAGGGCGCTGTTGAGGTGCTGACCCGTTACCTCGCCAAAGAACTTGGTGCGCGCGGTATTGCAGCCAACACGGTGGCTCCCGGTGCCATTGAAACCGACTTTGGCGGTGGACATGTTCGCGACAACCAGGAGGTGAACAAGCAGGTGGCTGGCGCAACAGCCTTGGGACGCGTGGGCCTTCCTGCCGATATTGGTGGGGTGGTGGCTTTCCTTTGCTCCCCGGAAGGCGGCTGGATCAACGGCCAGCGCATTGAAGTGTCGGGTGGCATGATGCTGTAA
- a CDS encoding dienelactone hydrolase family protein encodes MRILCTILAFMGFIGITGAQSLQTVQYADGDQELNGLVTSNVGEELPGVLILPAWKGIDDEARTAALNLEEQGYIVFVADIYGKGNIPADNGAAAKIATQYKTDYKAYQKRIGLALDELKKAGANPEKIAVIGYCFGGTGALETARGGFDVQGVVSIHGGLYKAPERENAPIKTKILVENPAADRSVTPEDYANLVKEMNEGGADWQIITYANCGHTFTNPASGEYNEVMAKRAWNHTLLFLYELLK; translated from the coding sequence ATGAGAATTCTTTGCACCATTTTAGCATTTATGGGATTTATCGGAATAACAGGAGCACAATCGCTTCAGACCGTTCAATACGCCGATGGCGATCAGGAGTTGAATGGACTTGTGACTTCCAATGTCGGGGAAGAACTTCCCGGCGTTTTAATTCTTCCGGCCTGGAAGGGGATTGATGATGAAGCACGGACAGCCGCCTTGAACCTGGAGGAGCAGGGCTACATTGTTTTCGTTGCCGACATCTACGGAAAAGGAAACATCCCGGCCGATAACGGCGCGGCGGCGAAGATAGCCACCCAATACAAAACAGATTATAAAGCTTACCAAAAGCGAATTGGCCTGGCACTGGATGAGTTGAAAAAGGCTGGTGCCAACCCGGAGAAAATTGCCGTGATTGGCTATTGCTTTGGAGGAACCGGGGCACTGGAAACGGCTCGTGGTGGATTTGATGTGCAAGGCGTTGTGTCTATCCATGGCGGTTTGTATAAAGCACCGGAGCGTGAAAACGCACCGATTAAAACAAAAATATTGGTGGAAAACCCGGCCGCAGATCGTTCGGTGACACCAGAAGATTACGCCAACCTGGTGAAAGAGATGAACGAAGGCGGTGCCGATTGGCAGATCATTACCTATGCCAATTGCGGACACACGTTTACCAACCCGGCATCGGGTGAGTACAACGAAGTGATGGCCAAACGTGCCTGGAATCACACCCTTCTGTTTTTGTATGAGTTGCTGAAATAG
- a CDS encoding OmpH family outer membrane protein codes for MKNSSLILNIVLVVAVIVIYVLHFTSGKSAASGDVLVEGPAQLTDLKIAYVKVDSLIVNYDLAQQLHDEFTKNQEAYTKEYATRRSKFEEQAAAFQEKLQRGGFLTEERAVQERDRLVNEEQEILKLDQELSSKLAEMQNANNQQLVDSLMAYLKDFNKTKKYAYIFNSSGILIGDDAHNITKEVLEAMNKQYAKEAK; via the coding sequence ATGAAAAATTCTTCATTGATCTTAAACATCGTTTTAGTAGTTGCAGTTATCGTTATTTATGTGTTGCATTTTACATCAGGTAAAAGCGCTGCCTCCGGTGATGTTTTGGTAGAAGGTCCGGCTCAGTTGACCGATCTTAAAATCGCCTATGTAAAAGTTGACTCCCTGATTGTGAATTACGATTTGGCTCAGCAATTACACGATGAGTTCACCAAAAACCAGGAAGCTTACACAAAAGAATATGCAACTCGCCGTTCAAAATTTGAAGAGCAAGCCGCTGCTTTCCAGGAAAAACTGCAACGTGGTGGATTTTTGACTGAAGAACGTGCCGTACAGGAACGCGATCGCTTGGTTAACGAAGAACAGGAAATTTTGAAACTGGATCAGGAATTGTCGTCAAAATTGGCTGAAATGCAAAATGCCAACAACCAACAATTGGTTGACAGCTTGATGGCTTACCTGAAAGACTTCAACAAAACCAAGAAATACGCTTACATCTTCAATTCAAGCGGTATTCTGATTGGCGACGACGCTCACAACATTACCAAAGAAGTGTTGGAAGCAATGAACAAGCAATACGCCAAAGAAGCGAAATAA
- a CDS encoding helix-turn-helix domain-containing protein, with amino-acid sequence MDIRNTSLDEFYREAAAFTGRDIQELLPSGINKDVGHFNVFDVAETIRSVKRQAPMPYSRRSYYKISLIRGRNRAEYADKVIQVEKNALLFGTPKVPYHWIPEDENQAGTFCVFTDAFLVKNKSGVMIDELPIFKSGGYPVFELSDEDADEIALVFRKMKKEIASDYEFKYDLLRNYVLELIHYGQKMQPAASLHSSQNASQRIVSLFVELLERQFPIESGSQRLSLRTAKDYAERLAIHVNHLNKVLKESTGKTTTDIIGSRIVQEAKILLKQTDWNISEIAYALGFEEVAHFSNFFKRQTSVTPVAFRA; translated from the coding sequence ATGGATATTCGAAACACATCGCTCGACGAGTTTTACCGCGAAGCAGCCGCCTTTACCGGCCGCGACATTCAGGAATTATTGCCGTCCGGTATCAACAAGGACGTGGGGCATTTCAATGTGTTCGATGTAGCCGAAACCATCCGCTCGGTGAAGCGCCAAGCCCCAATGCCCTACAGTCGTCGTTCCTACTACAAAATCAGTTTGATTCGTGGCCGCAATCGGGCCGAATATGCCGACAAGGTGATCCAGGTTGAAAAGAACGCCCTCCTGTTCGGTACGCCCAAAGTGCCTTATCACTGGATTCCGGAAGATGAAAACCAGGCCGGTACCTTCTGTGTGTTTACCGATGCTTTCCTGGTGAAAAACAAAAGCGGGGTGATGATCGACGAGCTGCCGATTTTTAAGTCGGGCGGATACCCGGTGTTTGAGCTGAGCGATGAGGATGCCGACGAGATTGCGCTGGTTTTCCGGAAGATGAAAAAGGAAATTGCTTCGGATTACGAGTTTAAGTACGACCTGCTGCGCAACTACGTGCTCGAACTCATTCATTACGGCCAAAAGATGCAGCCCGCCGCTAGTTTGCATTCGTCTCAAAATGCGTCGCAACGCATTGTTTCTTTGTTTGTGGAGTTGCTCGAGCGGCAGTTTCCCATCGAGTCGGGCTCGCAGCGCCTTAGCCTGCGTACCGCCAAGGATTACGCCGAACGCCTGGCCATTCATGTCAATCACCTCAATAAAGTGCTGAAAGAAAGCACCGGGAAAACAACCACCGATATTATTGGCAGCCGCATTGTGCAGGAAGCCAAAATCCTGCTGAAGCAAACCGACTGGAACATCAGCGAGATTGCCTATGCCCTGGGCTTCGAAGAGGTGGCGCACTTCTCCAATTTCTTCAAACGGCAAACATCCGTGACCCCGGTCGCTTTCCGCGCTTAA
- a CDS encoding polysaccharide deacetylase family protein, producing the protein MKRRLILPILVSLMFSPMAKAQQTGEWNGKRCAVVLTYDDALDVHLDNVIPALDSLGLKGTFYVVGNAPALNDRLPEWREAAREGHELGNHSLNHPCDGQLEGRSWVSAENDLSRYSVARAVNEIKVMNTLLKAIDGKTERSFAFPCGDKMIDTVAFYDFLKDDFAGARGVVPALQTINQVNLDDIRAYPIIGHSAEYMIDLVKQAEESGSLLVFLFHGVGGGHDLNVSLEAHRALIRYLHDNECDIWVAPMVDVAGYIRRQTSESE; encoded by the coding sequence ATGAAACGAAGATTAATCTTACCAATTCTGGTCTCCCTGATGTTTTCCCCGATGGCAAAAGCACAGCAAACCGGTGAGTGGAACGGCAAGCGATGTGCCGTTGTGCTGACTTATGATGATGCCTTGGATGTCCACCTCGACAATGTGATCCCCGCGCTTGATTCGCTTGGATTGAAGGGGACATTTTATGTCGTTGGCAATGCCCCGGCCCTGAACGACCGGCTCCCCGAATGGCGCGAAGCTGCCCGCGAGGGGCACGAGCTGGGAAACCACAGTTTGAATCATCCCTGCGATGGACAGCTGGAAGGGCGCTCGTGGGTATCGGCGGAAAATGATTTGAGCCGGTATTCGGTGGCGAGAGCAGTGAACGAAATTAAAGTCATGAATACCTTGCTGAAGGCGATCGACGGGAAGACAGAGCGCAGCTTTGCCTTTCCCTGCGGCGACAAGATGATTGACACAGTTGCCTTTTACGATTTCCTGAAAGATGACTTTGCCGGGGCGCGGGGTGTTGTTCCCGCTTTGCAGACCATTAATCAGGTTAACCTGGACGATATTCGAGCTTACCCGATTATCGGGCATTCGGCGGAGTATATGATCGACCTGGTGAAACAGGCGGAAGAAAGCGGAAGCTTGCTGGTCTTTTTGTTTCATGGCGTTGGTGGTGGTCACGACCTGAATGTGTCGTTGGAGGCACACCGGGCGTTAATTCGCTACCTGCACGACAATGAATGCGATATTTGGGTAGCCCCGATGGTTGATGTGGCCGGTTATATTCGTCGGCAGACATCAGAAAGCGAATAA
- a CDS encoding GNAT family N-acetyltransferase — protein MKFRHQKQLTAAERSEIRLLWNREYPAKLNYASLADFDRYLDALPGQSHILMIDEVGRIRGWYFDFKRDGERWFAIIIDSALQEKGLGTQMLDLAKTNASELNGWVADHENDHKSNGEPYRSPLAFYLKNGFQQLPAIRLELDKLSAVKIRWRNE, from the coding sequence TTGAAATTCAGACATCAAAAACAGTTAACGGCAGCAGAGCGCAGTGAAATCCGTCTGCTTTGGAACCGGGAATATCCGGCAAAGCTGAATTACGCGAGCCTGGCAGATTTCGACCGCTACCTTGATGCCTTGCCGGGGCAATCTCATATTTTGATGATCGATGAAGTGGGGAGGATTCGTGGCTGGTACTTCGATTTTAAGCGGGATGGCGAAAGGTGGTTTGCAATTATCATCGACTCGGCGCTGCAGGAAAAAGGATTGGGAACACAGATGCTGGATCTGGCCAAAACCAATGCGTCGGAGCTCAACGGTTGGGTTGCCGACCACGAAAATGATCATAAAAGCAATGGCGAGCCTTACCGGTCGCCCCTGGCTTTTTACCTGAAAAACGGTTTTCAACAACTACCGGCTATCCGGCTGGAACTGGATAAATTATCGGCGGTGAAAATCAGGTGGAGAAACGAATGA
- a CDS encoding M1 family metallopeptidase, producing MKKNYLLLFALLLLNFPVFSQETAPDDSWKTIYRTTAEKVNDMVHVELDARFDYSKSQLNGKEWLTLKPHFYPVDSVVLDAKCMDFYKVELVGEKQNTPLEYRYDSLQLTVELGRTYSAKEKYTLYIEYTANPNKIKEAGSAAIVEAKGLYFINPTGEDKDMPTQIWTQGETESNSGWIPIIDKPNQKATTKFMVRVPENYVSLSNGLLTKSKNNRDGSWTDTWEMTQPHAPYLFFIGIGDYAIVKDKPYEGREISYYVEKPYKEFALRTFGETPAMIKFFSEKLGVDYPWDKYSQMTAREYVSGAMENTTATLHGDGGRLNARQLADGNTWEPVVAHELFHQWFGDLVTTESWSNITVNESFADFSEIMWQEHRYGADEGMGYAYASRSRYLENANDTVKPLVRHYYAQREDVFDLVSYNKGGAILNMLRDFLGEDAFYKSLQTYLERNSFGTGNARKLQQAFEDVSGKDLSWFFSQWYFGAGHPHLDISYGYNESAKQAIVYVSQKQTTQLFKFPVWIDVYEGDQINSYFRWIDGQSDTLVFDVSAKPDLINFDARKVLLANKEDHKSFDEFVFQYEHAKNYVDRREAAEFALTQPMDKKNVDLIRATLEDQSYRIRTTVLTGLLELDPPAELFAQIRKIAESDPSKYAKAAALSLLATRKDDQYKALFVQCVEDSSYTVAGAAYQALLDLDEKEGLALLPKLQDDALGALKIAVQRAEFLTKTDADFDTIYAMLSAQSFGEKLRSYKNYMHYLERVDNPANFEKGMQFALELRNQAAAWIPEISTYTDEQILELKKVKEKNKEDGRMVDQMQAQIEYLDGLIEKEGL from the coding sequence ATGAAGAAAAATTACCTTTTGCTTTTTGCGTTGCTGTTGCTGAATTTTCCTGTTTTCTCGCAGGAAACCGCTCCCGATGATTCCTGGAAAACAATTTACCGCACCACCGCGGAGAAAGTGAACGACATGGTTCATGTGGAGCTGGATGCTCGCTTCGACTACTCCAAATCCCAACTGAACGGAAAGGAATGGCTGACATTGAAGCCTCATTTTTATCCGGTTGACAGCGTAGTGCTGGACGCCAAGTGCATGGACTTTTACAAGGTGGAGCTGGTTGGTGAAAAGCAAAACACGCCTTTGGAATATCGGTACGACAGTCTGCAGTTAACCGTCGAGCTAGGGCGGACTTATTCAGCGAAAGAAAAATATACGTTGTACATCGAGTACACGGCTAATCCGAATAAAATTAAGGAGGCCGGAAGTGCCGCTATCGTTGAGGCGAAAGGATTGTATTTTATCAACCCAACCGGGGAAGATAAGGATATGCCGACACAGATCTGGACGCAGGGAGAAACAGAGAGTAACAGCGGTTGGATTCCGATCATCGATAAACCCAATCAGAAAGCAACAACCAAGTTTATGGTGAGAGTTCCGGAGAATTATGTGAGCCTCAGCAACGGTCTGTTGACAAAGTCGAAGAATAACCGTGATGGCAGCTGGACCGACACCTGGGAAATGACTCAGCCACACGCTCCTTATCTTTTTTTTATTGGCATTGGCGATTATGCTATTGTGAAAGACAAGCCCTACGAGGGGCGGGAAATCTCTTATTATGTGGAGAAGCCCTACAAAGAATTCGCGCTTCGCACCTTTGGCGAAACCCCCGCGATGATTAAGTTTTTCTCTGAGAAGCTTGGCGTAGACTACCCTTGGGACAAATATTCGCAGATGACGGCCCGTGAGTATGTGAGCGGGGCGATGGAAAATACCACTGCCACTTTGCATGGCGATGGTGGTCGCCTGAATGCCCGCCAGTTGGCCGACGGAAATACATGGGAGCCGGTTGTTGCCCATGAGCTGTTTCACCAGTGGTTTGGTGACCTGGTGACCACTGAAAGCTGGAGTAATATTACGGTGAATGAGAGTTTTGCCGATTTCAGCGAAATCATGTGGCAGGAACACCGCTATGGGGCTGACGAAGGAATGGGCTATGCCTATGCCAGCCGAAGCCGCTACCTGGAAAATGCGAATGATACTGTCAAACCTTTGGTGCGCCATTACTATGCACAGCGCGAGGATGTATTCGACTTGGTAAGTTACAACAAAGGAGGAGCGATCCTGAATATGCTGCGCGATTTTCTGGGTGAAGATGCTTTCTACAAATCGCTGCAAACTTACCTGGAACGAAATAGTTTCGGAACGGGAAATGCCCGTAAACTGCAACAGGCTTTTGAGGATGTCAGCGGGAAAGATCTAAGCTGGTTCTTCTCCCAGTGGTACTTCGGTGCTGGTCACCCGCACCTGGACATCAGCTATGGCTACAACGAATCGGCAAAACAGGCGATCGTTTATGTCAGCCAGAAACAGACGACACAGCTGTTTAAGTTCCCGGTGTGGATTGATGTTTATGAGGGAGATCAAATTAATTCGTATTTCAGATGGATCGACGGCCAATCGGATACCCTGGTGTTCGATGTTTCAGCAAAGCCTGATCTCATAAATTTCGATGCCAGGAAGGTCTTGCTCGCCAATAAAGAGGATCATAAATCCTTTGATGAGTTTGTGTTTCAATACGAACATGCGAAAAACTACGTGGATCGCCGGGAGGCGGCTGAGTTCGCGCTGACACAACCGATGGATAAAAAGAATGTTGATTTGATTCGTGCGACACTGGAGGATCAAAGTTACCGGATCAGAACGACGGTGCTGACAGGTTTGTTGGAGCTTGACCCACCGGCAGAACTTTTCGCCCAAATCCGAAAGATCGCAGAAAGCGATCCGTCGAAGTATGCAAAGGCAGCTGCACTCAGTTTGCTGGCAACCCGGAAAGACGATCAGTACAAGGCGCTGTTTGTTCAATGTGTGGAAGATTCATCCTACACTGTAGCAGGTGCAGCCTACCAGGCCTTGCTCGATTTGGATGAAAAGGAAGGACTGGCCTTGTTGCCGAAATTGCAGGATGATGCGCTTGGGGCACTGAAAATCGCTGTTCAGCGAGCGGAATTTCTGACCAAAACAGATGCTGATTTCGATACTATTTATGCCATGCTTAGTGCGCAAAGCTTTGGTGAGAAACTCAGAAGTTATAAAAACTATATGCACTACCTCGAGCGGGTTGACAACCCAGCGAATTTTGAGAAGGGAATGCAATTCGCGCTGGAGCTTCGGAATCAGGCGGCAGCTTGGATTCCCGAGATTTCAACCTACACCGATGAGCAGATTCTGGAGCTGAAAAAAGTGAAGGAGAAAAATAAGGAAGACGGCAGGATGGTTGACCAGATGCAGGCGCAGATCGAATACCTGGATGGCTTGATCGAAAAGGAAGGGCTGTAA
- a CDS encoding putative signal transducing protein gives MGHQWKTILTFTYPHEAHMAKAYLESNEIMVIVVDELTAQVNSFYSNAIGGVKLLVPEAEIEAATELLERGGYIVSKDEASKMELIRPDRLTDKTLCPYCQSRNIAKKRDPNILVVVVYFLLGAIFPIFKAGYQCFDCGKEWKYEKG, from the coding sequence ATGGGACACCAATGGAAAACAATACTCACCTTCACTTATCCGCACGAAGCGCATATGGCGAAAGCCTACCTGGAGTCGAACGAGATCATGGTGATTGTTGTCGATGAGTTAACGGCGCAGGTCAATAGTTTTTACTCGAATGCCATTGGTGGGGTGAAGCTCCTGGTGCCGGAAGCGGAAATAGAAGCCGCAACCGAACTGCTGGAGCGCGGAGGCTACATTGTGAGCAAGGACGAAGCAAGTAAAATGGAACTCATCCGTCCGGATCGCTTAACCGATAAAACGCTTTGCCCGTATTGCCAATCGCGGAATATCGCCAAAAAGCGAGACCCAAACATCCTGGTGGTTGTGGTGTACTTCCTGCTCGGCGCCATCTTCCCCATTTTCAAAGCGGGCTACCAATGTTTCGATTGCGGAAAAGAATGGAAATATGAAAAAGGATAA